A window of Mycobacteriales bacterium contains these coding sequences:
- a CDS encoding GNAT family N-acetyltransferase, with the protein MPELGISRVVDEAALRAWQAVAVAAQDADFDALPADPYIEVLPMLSGRYGDEDVLLHLGTVGGAAVATSISRLPVHDNSEVASVNLRVRPDCRSRGYGRALLDAVLADLRAAGRRRVLFEIPTRALSADGSVDEPGEILARSLGARRATLEQRRLLDLHNLDGERLRDEWRQAAAASVGYSPVTWVDVTPAELVDDLAVLLTAMSTDPPQGELELEPERWSVERFRALEHSYLERRRTRLFAAVRHDASGELVGFTDIGIPSGSTVAYQWDTIVRADHRGHRLGLVLKIANLHQIRDRFPDVRYVNTWNADENSHMIAVNEALGFRPMEGWSEWQLDL; encoded by the coding sequence ATGCCGGAGCTGGGTATCTCGCGGGTCGTCGACGAAGCGGCTCTGCGGGCGTGGCAGGCCGTCGCGGTCGCCGCGCAGGACGCCGACTTCGACGCGCTGCCCGCCGACCCGTACATCGAGGTGCTACCGATGCTGTCGGGCCGGTACGGCGACGAGGATGTCCTCCTGCATCTCGGCACGGTCGGCGGTGCGGCCGTGGCCACGTCGATCAGCCGGTTGCCGGTGCACGACAACTCCGAGGTCGCGAGCGTCAACCTGCGGGTCCGGCCGGACTGCCGATCCCGCGGGTACGGCCGGGCGTTGCTCGACGCGGTGCTGGCCGACCTCCGTGCTGCCGGCCGCCGACGTGTGCTGTTCGAGATCCCGACCCGTGCGCTCAGTGCGGACGGATCCGTGGACGAGCCGGGCGAGATTCTCGCCCGGTCGCTGGGTGCACGTCGAGCGACGCTGGAGCAACGTCGCCTGCTCGACCTGCACAACCTGGACGGCGAGCGGCTGCGCGATGAGTGGCGTCAGGCCGCTGCTGCCTCCGTGGGCTACAGCCCGGTCACGTGGGTCGACGTGACCCCGGCGGAGCTGGTCGACGATCTTGCTGTCCTGCTGACCGCGATGAGCACCGACCCGCCCCAGGGCGAGCTCGAGCTCGAGCCCGAGCGCTGGAGCGTCGAGCGCTTCCGGGCGCTCGAGCATTCCTATCTCGAACGTCGCCGGACGCGGTTGTTCGCCGCCGTACGCCATGACGCGAGCGGGGAGCTGGTCGGGTTCACCGACATCGGCATACCGAGTGGTTCGACGGTCGCCTACCAGTGGGACACGATCGTGCGCGCGGATCATCGAGGTCATCGGCTCGGGCTGGTCCTGAAGATCGCGAACCTGCACCAGATCCGCGACCGGTTCCCCGACGTGCGTTACGTGAACACCTGGAACGCCGACGAGAACTCGCACATGATCGCGGTCAACGAGGCGCTCGGGTTCCGGCCGATGGAGGGCTGGAGCGAGTGGCAGCTCGACCTCTAG